One Eublepharis macularius isolate TG4126 chromosome 6, MPM_Emac_v1.0, whole genome shotgun sequence DNA segment encodes these proteins:
- the ALDH18A1 gene encoding delta-1-pyrroline-5-carboxylate synthase isoform X1, producing MLCRAALLPSLRSTGRFWQQSDVAGSHPCLLAPNLVLRNKCARGWSNIPFITVPLSRTHGKSFAHRSELKHAKRIVVKLGSAVVTRGDECGLALGRLASIVEQVSMLQNQGREMMIVTSGAVAFGKQRLRHEILLSQSVRQALHSGQNQLKDMAIPVLEARACAAAGQSGLMALYEAMFTQYSICAAQILVTNLDFHDEQKRRNLNGTLHELLRMNIVPIINTNDAVVPPPEPNSDLQGVNVISVKDNDSLAARLAVEMKTDLLIILSDVEGLFDSPPGSDDAKLIDIFYPGDQQSVTFGTKSRVGMGGMEAKVKAALWALQGGTSVVIANGTHPKISGHVITDIVEGKKVGTFFSEVKPAGPTVEQQAEMARTGGRSLAALQPEQRAEIIYHLADLLTDQREEILQANKKDLEEAESKGRLALPLLKRLSLSTSKLNSLAIGLRQIAASSQDSVGRVLRKTRIAKDLELEQVTVPIGVLLVIFESRPDCLPQVSALAIASGNGLLLKGGKEASHSNQILHHLTQEALSIHGVKDAVQLVNTREEVEDLCRLDKLIDLIIPRGSSQLVRDIQKAAKGIPVMGHSEGICHVYVDLEASVEKVTRIVRDSKCEYPAACNALETLLIHRDLLRTPVFDQIIDMLRVEQVKIHAGPKFASYLTFSPSEVKSLRTEYGDLECCIEVVDSVQDAIEHIHKYGSSHTDVIITENEKTAEMFLQHLDSACVFWNASTRFSDGYRFGLGAEVGISTSRIHARGPVGIEGLLTTKWLLRGENHIVSDFSEQGSMKYLHENLPLPQRNTN from the exons ATGCTGTGCCGAGctgctctcctcccttccttgAGATCCACAGGACGATTCTGGCAGCAGTCTGATGTAGCTGGCTCCCATCCTT GCTTACTGGCTCCTAACCTGGTGTTAAGGAATAAGTGTGCCCGAGGCTGGAGTAATATCCCATTTATTACTGTACCTCTCAGTCGAACGCACGGCAAGTCATTTGCTCACCGCAGTGAGCTAAAGCACGCCAAGAGGATTGTAGTGAAGCTAGGGAGTGCTGTTGTGACGCGAGGTGATGAATGCGGCTTGGCATTGGGGCGACTGGCATCCATTGTTGAACAG GTGTCAATGCTGCAGAATCAGGGCCGGGAGATGATGATTGTCACCAGTGGGGCGGTGGCATTTGGGAAGCAACGGCTCCGCCATGAGATCCTCCTTTCTCAGAGCGTGAGGCAGGCTCTCCACTCTGGGCAGAACCAGCTCAAGGACATG GCTATTCCCGTACTGGAGGCTCGggcctgtgctgctgctggccagagtGGGCTGATGGCTCTATACGAAGCCATGTTCACACAGTACAGCATCTGTGCTGCACAG ATTTTAGTCACCAACTTAGATTTCCATGATGAGCAGAAGCGTCGAAATTTAAATGGGACATTGCATGAGCTACTGCGGATGAACATTGTCCCCATCATCAACACGAATGATGCCGTGGTTCCTCCCCCAGAGCCAAACAGTGATCTGCAGGGGGTAAAC GTGATTAGTGTGAAGGACAATGACAGCTTAGCAGCACGGCTGGCTGTGGAAATGAAAACTGATCTACTGATTATTCTTTCGGATGTTGAAG GACTCTTTGATAGCCCCCCAGGATCAGATGATGCAAAGCTGATTGACATATTTTATCCTGGAGACCAGCAGTCTGTGACTTTTGGAACCAAATCACGGGTGGGGATGGGAGGCATGGAGGCCAAG GTGAAAGCTGCCCTGTGGGCTCTCCAAGGAGGTACCTCGGTAGTAATTGCCAATGGAACCCATCCCAAAATCTCTGGCCATGTCATCACAGACATCGTAGAAGGGAAAAAAGTTGGCACATTTTTTTCAGAGGTGAAGCCTGCTG GCCCTacggtggagcagcaggctgaaatggcccgAACAGGAGGCAGGAGTCTAGCAGCACTGCAGCCCGAACAG AGAGCAGAAATCATCTATCATCTTGCTGACCTTCTGACAGACCAGCGAGAGGAGATTCTTCAGGCCAACAAAAAGGATTTGGAGGAAGCAGAGAGTAAAG GGAGACTGGCCCTACCTTTGTTGAAGAGACTCAGTCTGTCCACTTCCAAACTGAATAGTTTGGCCATTGGGCTGCGTCAGATTGCAGCATCTTCACAGGATAGTGTTGGCCGTGTCCTTAGAAAAACACGAATAGCAAAGGATTTGGAATTGGAACAAGTGACTGTGCCTATTGGGGTCTTACTGGTGATCTTTGAGTCCCGGCCTGACTGTCTTCCCCAG GTATCTGCTTTGGCTATTGCTAGTGGAAATGGCTTATTGCTTAAAGGAGGGAAAGAGGCATCACACAGCAACCAAATTCTTCACCATCTGACCCAGGAGGCCCTTTCCATCCATGGTGTTAAGGATGCAGTGCAGTTG GTCAATACCAGGGAGGAAGTAGAAGACCTGTGCCGTTTGGACAAGCTGATAGATTTGATCATCCCCCGTGGCTCATCTCAGTTGGTTCGGGATATTCAGAAAGCTGCTAAAGGGATCCCTGTAATGGGTCACAGTGAAGGGATTTGTCATGTGTACGTGGATTTGGAGGCCAGTGTTGAGAAGGTCACTAGAATAG TGAGGGACTCAAAATGTGAATATCCTGCAGCTTGTAATGCGCTGGAGACACTCCTCATTCATCGGGACTTGCTGAGAACCCCTGTGTTTGACCAGATCATTGACATGTTGCGCGTGGAACAG GTAAAGATTCATGCTGGTCCCAAATTTGCTTCATACCTGACATTCAGCCCATCAGAGGTGAAATCCCTCCGCACAGAATATGGAGACCTGGAGTGTTGTATTGAAGTGGTGGACAGTGTTCAGGATGCTATTGAACATATCCACAAATATGGGAGTTCCCACACAGATGTCATCATCACAGAGAATG AGAAAACAGCAGAAATGTTCCTACAGCATCTGGACAGTGCTTGTGTGTTCTGGAATGCCAGCACTCGCTTCTCGGATGGCTATCGCTTTGGGCTAG GCGCTGAAGTTGGCATCAGTACTTCGCGAATCCATGCCCGTGGGCCAGTGGGCATTGAGGGGCTATTAACGACAAAGTGGCTGCTGAGAGGAGAGAATCACATTGTTTCTGACTTCTCTGAGCAAGGAAGTATGAAGTACCTTCATGAAAATCTCCCTCTCCCTCAGAGGAACACCAACTGA
- the ALDH18A1 gene encoding delta-1-pyrroline-5-carboxylate synthase isoform X2 — translation MLCRAALLPSLRSTGRFWQQSDVAGSHPCLLAPNLVLRNKCARGWSNIPFITVPLSRTHGKSFAHRSELKHAKRIVVKLGSAVVTRGDECGLALGRLASIVEQVSMLQNQGREMMIVTSGAVAFGKQRLRHEILLSQSVRQALHSGQNQLKDMAIPVLEARACAAAGQSGLMALYEAMFTQYSICAAQILVTNLDFHDEQKRRNLNGTLHELLRMNIVPIINTNDAVVPPPEPNSDLQGVISVKDNDSLAARLAVEMKTDLLIILSDVEGLFDSPPGSDDAKLIDIFYPGDQQSVTFGTKSRVGMGGMEAKVKAALWALQGGTSVVIANGTHPKISGHVITDIVEGKKVGTFFSEVKPAGPTVEQQAEMARTGGRSLAALQPEQRAEIIYHLADLLTDQREEILQANKKDLEEAESKGRLALPLLKRLSLSTSKLNSLAIGLRQIAASSQDSVGRVLRKTRIAKDLELEQVTVPIGVLLVIFESRPDCLPQVSALAIASGNGLLLKGGKEASHSNQILHHLTQEALSIHGVKDAVQLVNTREEVEDLCRLDKLIDLIIPRGSSQLVRDIQKAAKGIPVMGHSEGICHVYVDLEASVEKVTRIVRDSKCEYPAACNALETLLIHRDLLRTPVFDQIIDMLRVEQVKIHAGPKFASYLTFSPSEVKSLRTEYGDLECCIEVVDSVQDAIEHIHKYGSSHTDVIITENEKTAEMFLQHLDSACVFWNASTRFSDGYRFGLGAEVGISTSRIHARGPVGIEGLLTTKWLLRGENHIVSDFSEQGSMKYLHENLPLPQRNTN, via the exons ATGCTGTGCCGAGctgctctcctcccttccttgAGATCCACAGGACGATTCTGGCAGCAGTCTGATGTAGCTGGCTCCCATCCTT GCTTACTGGCTCCTAACCTGGTGTTAAGGAATAAGTGTGCCCGAGGCTGGAGTAATATCCCATTTATTACTGTACCTCTCAGTCGAACGCACGGCAAGTCATTTGCTCACCGCAGTGAGCTAAAGCACGCCAAGAGGATTGTAGTGAAGCTAGGGAGTGCTGTTGTGACGCGAGGTGATGAATGCGGCTTGGCATTGGGGCGACTGGCATCCATTGTTGAACAG GTGTCAATGCTGCAGAATCAGGGCCGGGAGATGATGATTGTCACCAGTGGGGCGGTGGCATTTGGGAAGCAACGGCTCCGCCATGAGATCCTCCTTTCTCAGAGCGTGAGGCAGGCTCTCCACTCTGGGCAGAACCAGCTCAAGGACATG GCTATTCCCGTACTGGAGGCTCGggcctgtgctgctgctggccagagtGGGCTGATGGCTCTATACGAAGCCATGTTCACACAGTACAGCATCTGTGCTGCACAG ATTTTAGTCACCAACTTAGATTTCCATGATGAGCAGAAGCGTCGAAATTTAAATGGGACATTGCATGAGCTACTGCGGATGAACATTGTCCCCATCATCAACACGAATGATGCCGTGGTTCCTCCCCCAGAGCCAAACAGTGATCTGCAGGGG GTGATTAGTGTGAAGGACAATGACAGCTTAGCAGCACGGCTGGCTGTGGAAATGAAAACTGATCTACTGATTATTCTTTCGGATGTTGAAG GACTCTTTGATAGCCCCCCAGGATCAGATGATGCAAAGCTGATTGACATATTTTATCCTGGAGACCAGCAGTCTGTGACTTTTGGAACCAAATCACGGGTGGGGATGGGAGGCATGGAGGCCAAG GTGAAAGCTGCCCTGTGGGCTCTCCAAGGAGGTACCTCGGTAGTAATTGCCAATGGAACCCATCCCAAAATCTCTGGCCATGTCATCACAGACATCGTAGAAGGGAAAAAAGTTGGCACATTTTTTTCAGAGGTGAAGCCTGCTG GCCCTacggtggagcagcaggctgaaatggcccgAACAGGAGGCAGGAGTCTAGCAGCACTGCAGCCCGAACAG AGAGCAGAAATCATCTATCATCTTGCTGACCTTCTGACAGACCAGCGAGAGGAGATTCTTCAGGCCAACAAAAAGGATTTGGAGGAAGCAGAGAGTAAAG GGAGACTGGCCCTACCTTTGTTGAAGAGACTCAGTCTGTCCACTTCCAAACTGAATAGTTTGGCCATTGGGCTGCGTCAGATTGCAGCATCTTCACAGGATAGTGTTGGCCGTGTCCTTAGAAAAACACGAATAGCAAAGGATTTGGAATTGGAACAAGTGACTGTGCCTATTGGGGTCTTACTGGTGATCTTTGAGTCCCGGCCTGACTGTCTTCCCCAG GTATCTGCTTTGGCTATTGCTAGTGGAAATGGCTTATTGCTTAAAGGAGGGAAAGAGGCATCACACAGCAACCAAATTCTTCACCATCTGACCCAGGAGGCCCTTTCCATCCATGGTGTTAAGGATGCAGTGCAGTTG GTCAATACCAGGGAGGAAGTAGAAGACCTGTGCCGTTTGGACAAGCTGATAGATTTGATCATCCCCCGTGGCTCATCTCAGTTGGTTCGGGATATTCAGAAAGCTGCTAAAGGGATCCCTGTAATGGGTCACAGTGAAGGGATTTGTCATGTGTACGTGGATTTGGAGGCCAGTGTTGAGAAGGTCACTAGAATAG TGAGGGACTCAAAATGTGAATATCCTGCAGCTTGTAATGCGCTGGAGACACTCCTCATTCATCGGGACTTGCTGAGAACCCCTGTGTTTGACCAGATCATTGACATGTTGCGCGTGGAACAG GTAAAGATTCATGCTGGTCCCAAATTTGCTTCATACCTGACATTCAGCCCATCAGAGGTGAAATCCCTCCGCACAGAATATGGAGACCTGGAGTGTTGTATTGAAGTGGTGGACAGTGTTCAGGATGCTATTGAACATATCCACAAATATGGGAGTTCCCACACAGATGTCATCATCACAGAGAATG AGAAAACAGCAGAAATGTTCCTACAGCATCTGGACAGTGCTTGTGTGTTCTGGAATGCCAGCACTCGCTTCTCGGATGGCTATCGCTTTGGGCTAG GCGCTGAAGTTGGCATCAGTACTTCGCGAATCCATGCCCGTGGGCCAGTGGGCATTGAGGGGCTATTAACGACAAAGTGGCTGCTGAGAGGAGAGAATCACATTGTTTCTGACTTCTCTGAGCAAGGAAGTATGAAGTACCTTCATGAAAATCTCCCTCTCCCTCAGAGGAACACCAACTGA